Sequence from the Candidatus Omnitrophota bacterium genome:
TGGCACTCCGTGACTTGACTATGATTCTCTTTTTGTGGAATCGATTACCCATGTTTTAAAAGAGATACCAAATGTTGTTCAACAGCTTCTCTGAAATTGCGTTTTGTTTCTTCAATGGCTTTACCGTTGCTGAAACAACCTGGAAGCGTTGGGCTGCAAGCATGATACCCCTCATCATCGGGTTCTTTTTCGATCAGTATTTCGAAGGTATAGTATTTCATCACCTTTTTATTCTCAATAAGTTATAGTTTCCAAGCATTATTGGATTAAACGTCCTGTTTACGGGCAGAAAAAACGTTGCCCTTACCGCTCTATCTTGCCGTTCTTCTAATCATACGCGTTTTTCTTGCTGAAAAACACGTTTATCTATATCGAATCTGATGGTTGATGGCGTTGTATCCATTATCGATGAATTCTATAAAGGCTTTAAAGAATCGTTTCATGAATGCGGTTCGATCTGCGAAAGGAGGCGGCGCAGTTGATCCAAGGCGTAGACGACGCTGCGTTGGCGGATAGTTTGGCGTCCAGGAGGGAATTGGACGCAGAAGGGATAAACGGCGCCGTTTTTGTGCGCGGCGGCGATCCAGACGGTTCCTACCGGTTTTTGCGGCGTTCCGCCGGAGGGTCCGGCGATGCCGGTGATGGCGGCGCTCCAATCGGCGCTGAAGCGCTGGATGGCGCCAAGGGCCATCTCGCAGGCGGTTTCACGGCTGACGGCGCCAAAGTTTTGCAGCGTATCCCCGCGGACGCCGAGGAGATTTTGCTTCGCTGAATTGCCGTAAGCAATGACGCCGCCGAGGAAATAGTCTGAAGAACCGGGGACGGAAACGATCTGCGCTCCAAGAAGGCCGCCGGTGCAGGATTCGGCGACGCAAAGCGTCTCGCCGCGGTGAGCGAGAAGGCCGCCGGTTTTTTCTTCCAATTCGCCGCCGTCTTCGGAGTAGAGAAACGCGCCGATTTCGCGGCTGATGGTTTGGGCGTAGGTATGCAAGCGCTGTTGGAAGGCGGGTGCGTCTTGGGGGTAAGAGAGCTTCAGGTCTACCAATGCCGGGCGCGAGAGAAGAGAGATGGCGATCTCTGGATCGCCGTCCGTCATATTGCGCAGGAGTTGATCGACGGTGGATTCGCCGATGCAGGAAAAGTGCATTTGGATAGAAAGCGCTTGGGATGGAATCAGGAGTCTTTTTTTAAGAAATGGGACGACGTCGTCAAGAACCATCGGCTCCAGCTCGCGTGGCGGACCGGGGAGAGCGACGGCGATTTTATCGTTTTTGTCGAAGACGAGGCCGGGAGCGGTGCCGTTGGGATTGGGGATGAAAAAGCCATCGACAGGGACAAAGGCTTGACGCTTGTTGTTTTCCGTCATGGATTTGCCCATCATTCGGAAACGCTCGCGGATCGCTTCCAGAACTTCGGGTTGGAATCGCATAGGGATATCCATCGCTTGGGAGAGAGCCTCGCGAGTGAGATCGTCCACGGTGGGGCCTAAGCCGCCGGTCATAATCAACAAATCGGCTTTTTCGAATGTGGAACGGATAGCATTTGTCAAGTCGTCTAACTTGTCGTTGGCGAGAACGCATTGGCGGCATTGCAAGCCAATAGGCGATAAGGCGTTAGTCAGAAAATGAATATGCGCATCCTGTCGCCGGCCGCTAAGAATTTCATCGCCGCTGATGAGGAGAACGTATTGGTTGTTGTTCATTGTTTGTTTTGGCCTTTGCGATCGAATCGAAGAATATTTTATCGTAAAATGGGACTGATTGTTCAGTCCAGACTGGCGTTAACAAGTCGTTTTTTCAACGATTCTCGTTAGGGGGCGAATCGGAGCGTTGAATTTCGTATTCGAAGACGGCTTCTTCCTGCCAGAGGGTTTCGATGGCGCCGGGGCGGATGCGGCGGACTAAGCGGATGGCTTCATTGGCCGTGCGGCCTTTGTGGACGAGGTAGCAGGCGATCATGGTTCCGGTGCGTCCGGCGCCGCTGAAGCAATGGAGGACGACGGGACGTCCTTCGTCGATGTTTTGTCGGGCGAATTGCATAAAATCGAGAATCTGGCTGGGAGTGGGGGCGGTCATGTCGGGGATGGGGATATGGAGATATTGCAGACCTGCTTTCGTCAGTTCTTGGGAATCGAGAGGTTCTTCGGTTAGAGTAACGACGGCGCCGACGCCGCGGCGGCGGAGATCTTCCGTTTCGCGGCGCAATTCTTCCAGGGCGGCGTTTTCTGGATTTTGCAGATAGAGGGCGGCTCCGGCGGAAGTGGGAAGAGCCATCCCGGCGATTTCATTTTCGAGTATCCAGTAGAAGTTGGAAAGCATTCAACCAGACGCTTCCTTTCCATGAAGCCGGATGGCATCTTCTTCGACGGCCCGGAAGATTTGGGGCGGCGTCAAAAGATTATTGATGGATTCCGAAAAAAGGGCGCGGTCCAGGATAAGAATTTGGCAGAGGCCATCAGAACGAAGCCATTTTTGATAGGGGGCGTTATCCAGGCATTCTTCCAATCCTAGCAACGCGCCTTGGCGGACGATTTCGGATTGGCCGTTGGAGACGAGGGCAGCCTGGCCTGATAGAAGAATGGCGATTTCGTTGTAACGTTCGCCGAAACGGAAGGATTCGCCGTCTTGCAGAACGAGGCGGCGGGCTTCGATGCAGACGCGGGCGTTAAGCGAAGGGGAGAACTCGCGGAAGACGGGGGCGCCGTCCATTCGTTGCAGCCAGTAGTCGCCGGATTCCGCCTCGCGGAGGGCCGCCGACATCTTCGGCAGATCCGGAGCGATGTCCTGGCGGGAAACGAGCAGAGCGAGCGAGGATTCCAGGGCGCGTACGGCGGCAGTGCGATTGCATCCGGAGAGAAAACCGATCTCGCCTACGTAAGCGCCCGAATCGAGTATGGCCAGGATCGTGCGTCCAAAGGCATGGTCGGCTTCGACGGAGATGCGTCCGCTTACGACGACGAAGATGGAGCGTCCCGGCTCGTTCTGAACGATCATGGCGTCGCCAGGATCGAAAAGCGCGATGCGGGCGCGGGGGGACAATTGGTGAATTTCGCGTCCGATATTGGCGAACGAAGGTACTTTCGTCAGCCATTGTTCAACTTTTTCTTTGGTCCAATCCGTCAGGTGGGGCACGGAGACGGAAACGGGCAGAAGCGTGAACAGGCGGCGCGCCGCGCTCCAGGGCGCCGTCATAATGGCGCGGCGGGTAATGGCGCGCATGGCGGCGGCGCCCCCAAGGGCGTTGAAATCCGCGAAGAAGCGGCGGGCGGTCTCTTCGTTTAATTCCGCCGAAGGGGCGATAGCTGGCTTGCCGTTGTAGAAATTGGCGGCGGCGGCGAGGAATGCTTCGCC
This genomic interval carries:
- a CDS encoding type II toxin-antitoxin system HicB family antitoxin, which encodes MKYYTFEILIEKEPDDEGYHACSPTLPGCFSNGKAIEETKRNFREAVEQHLVSLLKHG
- a CDS encoding competence/damage-inducible protein A, giving the protein MNNNQYVLLISGDEILSGRRQDAHIHFLTNALSPIGLQCRQCVLANDKLDDLTNAIRSTFEKADLLIMTGGLGPTVDDLTREALSQAMDIPMRFQPEVLEAIRERFRMMGKSMTENNKRQAFVPVDGFFIPNPNGTAPGLVFDKNDKIAVALPGPPRELEPMVLDDVVPFLKKRLLIPSQALSIQMHFSCIGESTVDQLLRNMTDGDPEIAISLLSRPALVDLKLSYPQDAPAFQQRLHTYAQTISREIGAFLYSEDGGELEEKTGGLLAHRGETLCVAESCTGGLLGAQIVSVPGSSDYFLGGVIAYGNSAKQNLLGVRGDTLQNFGAVSRETACEMALGAIQRFSADWSAAITGIAGPSGGTPQKPVGTVWIAAAHKNGAVYPFCVQFPPGRQTIRQRSVVYALDQLRRLLSQIEPHS
- a CDS encoding dual specificity protein phosphatase family protein, with protein sequence MLSNFYWILENEIAGMALPTSAGAALYLQNPENAALEELRRETEDLRRRGVGAVVTLTEEPLDSQELTKAGLQYLHIPIPDMTAPTPSQILDFMQFARQNIDEGRPVVLHCFSGAGRTGTMIACYLVHKGRTANEAIRLVRRIRPGAIETLWQEEAVFEYEIQRSDSPPNENR